A genomic stretch from Dyella sp. M7H15-1 includes:
- the flgG gene encoding flagellar basal-body rod protein FlgG, which produces MNHALWISKTGLQAQDTRLQTIANNLANVNTVGFKRDRAVFEDLFYRTEMQPGAQTGDNTTAGGVQIGNGTRVVGAQKIHTSGSVQVTGQALDLAIVGNGFFQVEMNNGETGYTRAGQLRLDQDGRLTNAQGLPLIPNINIPQEATSITMGENGVVSVITAANPNGTEVGQITLASFINPAGLLAQGDNLFQETAASGAPTEGEPGIESLGKIKQGSLEGSNVQAVEEMVEMIAAQRTYEMNTKVLTASDSMMQSLVQAAR; this is translated from the coding sequence ATGAATCACGCACTTTGGATCAGCAAAACCGGCCTGCAAGCACAAGATACACGCCTGCAAACCATCGCCAACAATCTCGCCAACGTAAACACTGTCGGCTTCAAGCGCGACCGTGCCGTATTCGAAGACCTGTTCTACCGCACCGAAATGCAACCCGGTGCGCAGACCGGCGACAACACCACCGCTGGCGGCGTGCAGATCGGCAACGGTACGCGTGTGGTCGGTGCACAGAAAATCCACACCAGCGGTTCGGTGCAAGTGACGGGCCAGGCACTGGATCTGGCCATCGTCGGCAACGGCTTCTTTCAGGTGGAAATGAACAACGGTGAGACCGGCTACACCCGCGCCGGTCAGCTGCGCCTCGATCAAGATGGCCGCCTGACCAATGCGCAAGGCCTGCCGCTGATTCCCAACATCAATATTCCGCAGGAAGCGACCTCCATCACCATGGGCGAGAACGGCGTGGTGTCGGTGATCACGGCAGCCAATCCGAACGGCACCGAAGTCGGCCAGATCACGCTGGCGAGCTTTATCAACCCGGCCGGCTTGCTGGCACAAGGCGACAACCTGTTCCAGGAAACCGCCGCCAGCGGCGCGCCGACCGAGGGCGAACCGGGTATCGAATCGCTGGGCAAGATCAAGCAAGGTTCGCTGGAAGGTTCGAACGTGCAAGCGGTCGAAGAAATGGTGGAAATGATCGCCGCCCAACGCACCTATGAAATGAACACCAAGGTACTCACCGCATCCGACAGCATGATGCAGAGCCTGGTACAGGCGGCACGCTGA
- the flgH gene encoding flagellar basal body L-ring protein FlgH, translating into MSPRIPFLIVALMALCGCAGMRVNPTTPDVDDMPDSAFDISRGQAGGVMVPNSAWSLTSDNRAFRTGDLLTVVLQESTQASKQSGTSIGKNSNIGAKAGKILGNTIPTETDVGFKRDFSGNGSSSQQNALKGSVSVIVQKVLPNGLLQVRGEKRLTLNQGEEIVRLSGYVRVADIDTSNRVSSQQIANARIQYSGKGSLADANQPGWLTRFFNSPWMPL; encoded by the coding sequence ATGAGTCCACGCATCCCTTTCCTTATCGTTGCGCTGATGGCGCTATGCGGCTGTGCAGGGATGCGCGTCAACCCGACCACACCGGATGTCGACGACATGCCCGATTCCGCCTTCGACATCAGTCGCGGCCAGGCCGGTGGCGTGATGGTGCCGAACTCGGCGTGGTCGCTCACCTCCGACAACCGCGCCTTTCGCACCGGCGATCTGCTCACCGTGGTGTTGCAGGAATCCACCCAGGCCAGCAAGCAGAGCGGCACCAGCATCGGCAAGAACAGCAACATCGGCGCGAAAGCCGGCAAGATTCTCGGCAACACCATCCCCACCGAAACCGACGTCGGCTTCAAGCGCGATTTCAGCGGCAACGGCAGCAGCTCGCAACAGAATGCGCTGAAAGGTTCGGTGAGCGTGATCGTACAGAAAGTGCTGCCGAACGGCCTATTGCAGGTGCGCGGTGAAAAGCGACTGACGTTGAATCAGGGCGAGGAAATCGTACGTCTTTCCGGCTACGTGCGTGTGGCCGATATCGACACCAGCAACCGCGTGTCGTCGCAGCAAATTGCCAACGCGCGCATTCAGTATTCGGGCAAGGGTTCGCTTGCCGATGCCAATCAGCCCGGTTGGCTGACGCGTTTCTTCAATAGTCCGTGGATGCCTTTGTAA